In Pseudomonas oryzicola, one DNA window encodes the following:
- a CDS encoding MFS transporter, giving the protein MTTPSASMAATTPADPPQGFLVRIVGAAAFAHLLNDLIQAVLPSIYPMLKSDFALSFAQVGWIALVYQVTASLLQPWVGLYTDKHPQPYLLPAGMLVTLVGIALLAFAGSYAMLLVAAAVVGVGSATFHPEASRVARMASGGRFGTAQSTFQVGGNTGSALGPLLTAAIVIPHGQPAIAWFMLAAALAVWVLWRVTGWTMSHGQTRLKTFAGQQPPGLAPGAMWRAVGVIAVLMFAKFVYIASFTNYFTFYLIEHFGLSVQHSQLYLFIFLAAVALGTFAGGPVGDRIGRKAVIWVSFLGVAPFALALPYANLAWTAALAVVIGLVMSSAFAALVVYAQEAVPGRVGMVSGVMFGLMFGISGIGAAGLGELADRHGIEWVYQAIAFLPLLGLATALLPATRSQARPARCC; this is encoded by the coding sequence ATGACGACACCCTCCGCCTCCATGGCCGCCACCACGCCTGCCGACCCACCTCAGGGCTTTCTGGTCCGCATCGTCGGCGCTGCCGCATTCGCCCATCTGCTCAACGACCTGATCCAGGCCGTATTGCCGTCGATCTACCCGATGCTCAAGAGCGATTTCGCACTGAGTTTCGCCCAGGTCGGCTGGATCGCCCTGGTCTACCAGGTGACCGCCTCGCTGCTGCAACCCTGGGTCGGCCTGTACACCGACAAGCATCCGCAACCCTACCTGCTGCCAGCCGGCATGCTGGTGACCCTGGTGGGCATCGCCCTGCTCGCCTTCGCCGGCAGCTATGCCATGCTGCTGGTGGCCGCCGCCGTGGTCGGCGTGGGCTCGGCCACCTTCCATCCGGAAGCCTCGCGGGTGGCGAGGATGGCCTCCGGCGGGCGCTTCGGCACTGCGCAATCGACCTTCCAGGTGGGCGGCAACACCGGCTCGGCCCTTGGCCCGCTGCTGACCGCCGCCATCGTCATCCCGCATGGCCAGCCTGCCATTGCCTGGTTCATGCTGGCGGCGGCGCTGGCGGTGTGGGTGCTGTGGCGGGTGACCGGCTGGACCATGAGCCACGGCCAGACCCGGCTCAAGACCTTCGCCGGCCAGCAGCCGCCCGGGCTGGCCCCTGGCGCCATGTGGCGCGCCGTTGGGGTAATCGCCGTGCTGATGTTCGCCAAGTTCGTCTATATCGCTTCGTTCACCAACTACTTCACCTTCTACCTGATCGAACATTTCGGCCTGAGCGTGCAACACAGCCAGCTGTACCTGTTCATATTTCTCGCAGCGGTGGCATTGGGCACCTTCGCTGGCGGCCCGGTAGGTGACCGGATCGGGCGCAAGGCGGTGATCTGGGTCTCGTTCCTTGGCGTGGCCCCCTTCGCCCTCGCCCTGCCCTATGCCAACCTGGCCTGGACGGCAGCCCTGGCGGTAGTCATCGGGCTGGTGATGTCCTCCGCCTTCGCCGCGCTGGTGGTCTATGCCCAGGAGGCTGTGCCGGGGCGGGTCGGCATGGTGTCCGGGGTAATGTTCGGCTTGATGTTCGGCATCAGCGGCATCGGTGCCGCCGGGCTCGGCGAGCTGGCCGACCGGCATGGCATCGAGTGGGTGTACCAGGCAATCGCGTTCTTGCCACTGCTGGGGCTGGCCACTGCGCTGCTGCCGGCAACCCGCTCGCAAGCCCGCCCCGCCCGCTGCTGTTAA
- a CDS encoding MlaA family lipoprotein: MSRSPSASRSARSTVLVLSLLAAGGCSQRALATAACGNVACQVSDPAEPANRAVFAFNRSVDDYLLAPIARGYEALPGFARQGMHNFASNFAEPKVFINDVLQGNGERAMTSLTRFMFNTTLGVAGLVYVSGQMGLSQHRSDFGQTFGVWGIANGPIVELPLLGSHNLRDATGTLLGMALDPFGGNSDTVATLGNVATAGGFVDARAAALPLTDLLRTWPDYYVALRDYTAQRRSIRVAEGKAGEPGTWQADCAGGAREN, translated from the coding sequence ATGTCCCGTTCACCCTCCGCCTCCCGCTCAGCGCGCTCTACCGTACTGGTGCTGTCGCTGCTGGCCGCGGGAGGCTGCAGCCAACGCGCCCTTGCCACAGCCGCCTGCGGCAATGTCGCCTGTCAGGTCAGCGACCCGGCAGAACCTGCCAACCGTGCCGTATTCGCCTTCAACCGCAGCGTCGATGACTACCTGCTGGCCCCCATCGCCCGAGGCTATGAGGCGCTCCCCGGTTTCGCCCGGCAGGGCATGCACAACTTTGCCAGCAACTTCGCAGAGCCCAAGGTGTTCATCAACGATGTGCTGCAGGGCAACGGCGAGCGGGCGATGACCAGCCTCACGCGCTTCATGTTCAACACCACCCTGGGTGTGGCGGGACTGGTCTATGTATCGGGGCAAATGGGGTTGAGCCAGCACCGCTCCGACTTTGGCCAGACCTTCGGCGTCTGGGGCATCGCCAATGGTCCGATCGTCGAGCTGCCATTGCTGGGTTCACACAACTTGCGCGATGCCACCGGCACGCTACTGGGCATGGCGCTGGACCCGTTTGGCGGCAACAGCGATACCGTCGCCACACTGGGCAATGTCGCCACGGCGGGAGGCTTCGTCGACGCACGGGCCGCAGCCCTGCCACTGACCGACCTGCTGCGGACCTGGCCGGATTACTACGTCGCGCTGCGTGACTACACTGCGCAACGGCGCAGCATCCGGGTGGCAGAAGGCAAGGCCGGCGAGCCAGGCACATGGCAGGCAGATTGTGCCGGGGGTGCCCGTGAAAACTGA
- a CDS encoding M14 family metallopeptidase, which produces MTATLSPLQIDCDFDSGNIQVLDASNPARVHLAIRPDTHSGHYQWFHFKVSGLTPGQVHRFSLDNASGSSYKNAWSGYNAVASYDQQSWFRVPSQFDGTALSFEVKAEQPQIWFAYFEPYSRTRHNQLIERARQLPGVELLASGRSVQGRDIPLLRAGDGAAGKRKLWLIAQQHPGEHMAEWFMEGVIDRLQADDAMIRQLLAKADLYLIPNMNPDGAFHGHLRTNFKGKDLNRAWQDASVEFSPEVFFAQAQMKQYGVDAFIDVHGDEEIPHVFTAACEGNPGYTPRLAQLETQFRNTLCSLTRDFQTVHGYTRDEPGQANTTLACNAVGMAHDCLSLTLEMPFKDHDDAPDPITGWSGARSKALAGAVLETLAQMVDDLR; this is translated from the coding sequence ATGACCGCGACGCTGTCCCCCCTGCAGATCGACTGCGATTTCGACTCCGGCAACATCCAGGTACTGGATGCCAGCAACCCGGCCCGGGTGCACCTGGCCATTCGCCCCGACACTCACAGCGGCCACTACCAGTGGTTCCACTTCAAGGTCAGCGGGCTGACGCCGGGCCAGGTCCATCGCTTCAGCCTCGACAACGCCTCCGGCTCGTCCTACAAGAACGCCTGGAGCGGTTACAACGCCGTTGCCTCCTATGACCAGCAAAGCTGGTTCCGCGTGCCCAGCCAGTTCGATGGCACGGCGTTGTCGTTCGAGGTAAAAGCCGAACAGCCGCAGATCTGGTTCGCTTACTTCGAACCCTACTCGCGCACCCGCCACAACCAGCTGATCGAACGTGCCCGGCAATTGCCAGGGGTCGAGCTGCTGGCCAGCGGCCGTAGCGTTCAGGGCCGTGACATTCCCCTGCTGCGTGCCGGCGATGGCGCCGCAGGCAAGCGCAAGTTGTGGCTGATTGCCCAGCAACACCCGGGCGAACACATGGCCGAATGGTTCATGGAAGGGGTGATCGACCGCCTGCAGGCCGACGACGCGATGATCCGCCAATTGCTGGCCAAGGCCGACCTGTACCTGATCCCCAACATGAACCCCGACGGCGCCTTCCATGGCCACCTGCGCACCAACTTCAAGGGCAAGGACCTCAACCGTGCCTGGCAGGACGCCAGTGTCGAGTTCAGCCCCGAGGTGTTCTTCGCCCAGGCGCAGATGAAGCAGTACGGTGTGGATGCGTTCATCGACGTGCATGGCGACGAAGAGATTCCCCATGTGTTCACCGCGGCCTGCGAAGGCAACCCGGGCTATACGCCGCGGCTGGCGCAGCTGGAAACGCAGTTCCGCAACACCCTGTGCAGCCTGACCCGTGACTTCCAGACCGTGCACGGCTACACCCGCGACGAGCCGGGGCAGGCCAACACGACACTGGCCTGCAACGCCGTGGGTATGGCGCATGACTGCCTGTCGCTGACGCTGGAAATGCCCTTCAAGGACCATGACGACGCGCCCGACCCGATCACCGGGTGGTCGGGGGCACGTTCGAAGGCACTGGCCGGGGCGGTGCTGGAGACCCTGGCGCAGATGGTGGACGATTTGCGTTGA
- a CDS encoding AraC family transcriptional regulator: MLKPQHELLVEVDEWAWEVGSRATDYPTDWFIEPHSHAKHQLIYAIKGLMIVESGNERWTVPPSRGVWMPCGQVHAIRCVGEVKMRSVFVRADTAVPLPGQSKVISISPLLSELIKASVGFSAPFADDSREGRVMRLILDEVCVLPTLPLKLSQPADKRLRAICSALHERPYDNATLADWGVHLGVDEKTIQRLFRKETGMTFGQWRQQARLMQALERIALGERIIDVAVALGYDSPSAFASMFKRQFGTTPSQFFR; the protein is encoded by the coding sequence ATGCTCAAACCGCAGCATGAATTGCTGGTGGAGGTCGATGAATGGGCCTGGGAAGTGGGTAGCCGCGCAACCGACTACCCGACCGACTGGTTCATCGAGCCGCACAGCCATGCCAAGCATCAACTGATCTATGCCATCAAAGGCCTGATGATCGTCGAGTCCGGCAATGAACGCTGGACCGTGCCACCCAGCCGCGGGGTGTGGATGCCCTGCGGCCAGGTGCATGCAATACGCTGCGTGGGCGAGGTGAAGATGCGCAGTGTGTTCGTGCGCGCCGACACCGCCGTGCCACTGCCCGGGCAGAGCAAGGTCATCAGCATTTCGCCTTTGCTCAGCGAACTGATCAAGGCCTCGGTGGGCTTCTCGGCGCCGTTTGCCGATGACTCGCGCGAAGGCCGGGTGATGCGCCTGATCCTCGATGAGGTCTGCGTGCTGCCAACCCTGCCGTTGAAGCTGTCGCAACCCGCCGACAAGCGCCTGCGGGCAATCTGCTCGGCGTTGCACGAACGACCTTACGATAATGCCACCCTGGCCGACTGGGGCGTGCACTTGGGGGTGGACGAAAAGACCATCCAACGGCTGTTCCGCAAGGAAACCGGCATGACCTTCGGCCAGTGGCGTCAGCAGGCGCGGCTGATGCAGGCGCTGGAACGGATCGCCCTGGGCGAGCGGATCATCGATGTCGCGGTGGCGCTGGGCTACGACAGCCCAAGCGCCTTCGCCAGCATGTTCAAGCGCCAGTTCGGCACCACGCCCAGCCAGTTCTTCAGATGA